In Humulus lupulus chromosome 6, drHumLupu1.1, whole genome shotgun sequence, a single genomic region encodes these proteins:
- the LOC133784919 gene encoding uncharacterized protein LOC133784919, which translates to MAEDHSLHWNCRLFFPQFVIEESEENGDRSLLETLFDLMKHHFEIEEGKQLCNLVYQINLAPKGNWVYGFIIALNFGFLLSRNLQVMVIRGKDKGKTGVVKRVVRSQMCVIVEGKNLVKKHIKQGQGHEGGIFTVEAPLHVSNVQVIDPVTGKPCKVGIKYLEDGTKVRVSRGLSASGSIIPLPEILKIRTTPRPIVGTYSNILRSSFSFSL; encoded by the exons ATGGCAGAGGATCACTCTCTCCACTGGAATTGCAGGCTCTTTTTTCCCCAATTTGTGATCGAAGAGAGTGAAGAAAATGGCGACCGGTCACTCCTAGAGACTTTGTTCGATTTGATGAAGCATCACTTCGAAATCGAAGAGGGTAAACAACTTTGCAATCTCGTTTACCAGATCAATCTTGCACCCAAG GGGAACTGGGTTTATGGTTTTATTATTGCTTTAAACTTTGGATTTTTGTTGTCG AGAAATTTGCAG GTGATGGTAATTAGGGGTAAAGATAAAGGCAAGACTGGTGTTGTTAAGCGTGTTGTTCGTTCTCAGATGTGTGTTATTGTTGAAGGCAAGAATCTG GTTAAGAAGCATATCAAGCAAGGCCAAGGTCATGAAGGTGGGATCTTTACGGTTGAAGCTCCTCTTCATGTTTCAAATGTTCAAGTTATTGATCCAGTCACAGG GAAGCCTTGTAAAGTTGGGATTAAGTATCTTGAAGATGGAACCAAAGTAAGAGTATCCAGAGGCCTGAGTGCATCAGGATCCATTATTCCTCTTCCTGAGATATTGAAGATAAGGACTACGCCAAGGCCTATAGTTGGTACTTACTCTAATATTTTAcgctcttctttttctttttccctgTAG